In the genome of Candidatus Polarisedimenticolaceae bacterium, one region contains:
- a CDS encoding ABC transporter permease — protein sequence MTALVAIALNTFREAIRDRILYLILGFALAIVALSRFVSLLTVGSETKIVKDLGLSSVLLFGVLTAVFVGVSLVFKEIERRTVLTLLAQPVRRWQFIVGKYAGLLLVLAASVVLTGAAVLAAVALKGESPVTLLPAIVLIYVELAVLAAFAVLFSSFTNPILASVGTVATYVAGHLSWSFDLLKKRMVDGPSRTLCDVLHAVLPNFDRLDVKAAAVHGAPIAPGYIGAGIAYGVFYALAVLVLACLVFERREFL from the coding sequence ATGACCGCGCTCGTCGCCATCGCTCTGAACACGTTTCGCGAAGCGATCCGCGACCGGATCCTCTATCTCATCCTCGGATTCGCGCTCGCGATCGTCGCACTGTCGCGCTTCGTCTCGCTCCTCACGGTGGGAAGCGAGACGAAGATCGTCAAGGACCTCGGCCTCTCGTCGGTTCTCCTCTTCGGCGTACTCACGGCGGTCTTCGTGGGAGTCTCGCTCGTCTTCAAGGAGATCGAGCGGCGCACGGTCCTGACGCTCCTCGCTCAGCCGGTCCGGCGGTGGCAGTTCATCGTGGGCAAGTACGCGGGCCTCCTCCTCGTCCTGGCCGCAAGCGTCGTCCTCACCGGTGCGGCGGTCCTCGCGGCCGTCGCCTTGAAAGGTGAGTCTCCGGTCACGCTTCTCCCGGCGATCGTCCTCATCTACGTCGAGCTGGCGGTCCTCGCGGCGTTCGCGGTGCTCTTCTCGAGCTTCACGAATCCGATCCTCGCGTCGGTCGGGACCGTCGCCACCTACGTCGCCGGGCACCTGTCGTGGAGCTTCGACCTGCTCAAGAAGCGCATGGTCGACGGACCTTCGCGCACCCTGTGCGACGTTCTCCACGCGGTGCTTCCGAACTTCGACCGCCTCGACGTGAAGGCCGCCGCCGTCCACGGCGCTCCCATCGCCCCCGGGTACATCGGAGCGGGGATCGCTTACGGCGTGTTCTACGCGCTCGCCGTCCTGGTCCTGGCCTGCCTGGTCTTCGAGCGCCGCGAGTTTCTCTGA
- a CDS encoding glycosyltransferase family 4 protein gives MAADRPTIVHLVTRLELGGAQQNTVYCVRHHDRRRFRVALWAGEGGRLDDETRAIGDADVRFLPWLRHPIDPVHDAYAIARLAAMMADVDLVHTHSSKAGILGRLAARAAGVRAVVHTVHGWSFNDTQTPATRRGFVELERAAARMTGALVCVSASDRAKGLALGIGEPSQYHLIRSGIDPVAYEAGPGERERSRAALGFAADDVVVGSVGNLKPQKGPLDFVEAARLIHAAAPRARFFIAGDGELRSEVEAAIERGGLQGVIRLLGWRDDVRALLAAADIFLLTSLFEGLPRGVLQAMAAGLPVVATDTGGTAEVIREGETGHLVPAGRPKAASSAVVPLVLDRRLRERMGGAGRAALGEEFDIRRMLFEVEALYDDLLERRGATPASHLGLTGTRH, from the coding sequence ATGGCGGCTGACCGTCCCACGATCGTCCATCTGGTGACGCGCCTGGAGCTGGGCGGAGCGCAGCAGAACACCGTCTACTGCGTCCGGCACCACGATCGCCGCCGGTTCCGGGTCGCGCTGTGGGCCGGCGAGGGCGGCCGGCTCGACGACGAGACACGCGCGATCGGCGACGCGGACGTGCGCTTCCTTCCGTGGCTCCGGCACCCGATCGACCCGGTCCACGACGCCTACGCGATCGCCCGCCTCGCCGCGATGATGGCGGACGTCGACCTCGTCCACACGCACTCCTCGAAGGCGGGGATCCTCGGCCGCCTCGCCGCACGCGCCGCGGGAGTCCGCGCCGTCGTTCACACGGTGCACGGATGGAGCTTCAACGACACGCAGACGCCGGCGACGAGGCGCGGGTTCGTCGAGCTCGAGCGCGCCGCGGCGCGCATGACCGGCGCCCTCGTGTGCGTCTCGGCCTCCGATCGTGCGAAGGGGCTCGCGCTCGGCATCGGCGAGCCGTCCCAGTACCACCTGATCCGGAGCGGGATCGATCCCGTCGCCTACGAAGCCGGGCCCGGCGAGCGCGAGCGCTCCCGCGCGGCGCTCGGCTTCGCGGCCGACGACGTGGTCGTGGGCTCCGTCGGCAACCTCAAACCGCAAAAGGGGCCGCTCGATTTCGTCGAGGCCGCTCGCCTCATCCACGCCGCGGCCCCGCGCGCGAGGTTCTTCATCGCGGGGGACGGGGAGCTGCGTTCCGAGGTCGAGGCGGCGATCGAGCGTGGCGGCCTGCAGGGCGTCATCCGCCTCCTCGGCTGGCGTGACGACGTGCGCGCCCTTCTCGCGGCGGCCGACATCTTCTTGTTGACGTCCTTGTTCGAAGGTCTTCCGCGCGGCGTCCTGCAAGCGATGGCGGCCGGCCTGCCGGTCGTCGCGACCGACACCGGCGGCACTGCGGAGGTCATTCGGGAAGGGGAGACCGGACATCTCGTTCCGGCCGGCCGGCCGAAAGCGGCGTCGTCGGCGGTCGTTCCCCTCGTTCTCGACAGGCGTCTCCGCGAGAGGATGGGTGGGGCGGGGCGGGCCGCGCTCGGCGAAGAATTCGACATCCGGCGCATGCTTTTCGAGGTGGAAGCGCTCTACGACGACTTGCTGGAGCGACGGGGCGCCACGCCGGCGTCGCATCTTGGCCTAACCGGAACGCGGCACTAG
- a CDS encoding ABC transporter ATP-binding protein, giving the protein MSPVVEIKDLVKSFRGHLGIGRTVAVEGLSLTVEPGEIFGLLGPNGAGKTTTLKMMLGLLRPDRGTVRLFGRPPQDPAARRLLGFLPENPYFYDYLNPVEFLDLYGRLQGIPAADRAAKIRAALARVGLAGREKTALRKLSKGMTQRLGLAQAIQHDPDLVILDEPMSGLDPIGRREVRDLILGLRAAGKTVFFSSHILQDAEMLCDRVAIVFRGKLRSVGRLDDLVSRDAKWIEVSVRGPAPSPVAGERTDAPDGTTLFKVPDPKALTRLLHAVEGAGGEVVSVWPRRESLEDLFLREIGRAQAEERAR; this is encoded by the coding sequence ATGTCCCCCGTCGTCGAAATTAAAGACCTCGTGAAGTCCTTCCGAGGCCACCTCGGCATCGGACGGACCGTCGCGGTGGAAGGCCTCAGCCTCACGGTCGAGCCGGGTGAGATCTTCGGGCTTCTGGGTCCGAACGGCGCCGGCAAGACCACCACGCTCAAGATGATGCTGGGGCTCCTGCGACCCGACCGAGGCACGGTGCGGTTGTTCGGCCGGCCTCCGCAGGATCCCGCCGCGCGGAGGCTCCTCGGCTTCCTTCCCGAGAATCCTTATTTCTACGACTACCTGAATCCGGTCGAGTTCCTCGATCTGTACGGACGCCTTCAGGGGATTCCGGCAGCGGACCGCGCGGCCAAGATCCGCGCGGCGCTCGCGCGCGTCGGTCTCGCGGGCCGCGAGAAGACGGCGCTCAGGAAGCTCTCGAAGGGGATGACCCAGCGACTCGGGCTCGCGCAGGCGATCCAGCACGATCCCGACCTCGTCATCCTCGACGAGCCGATGTCGGGGCTCGACCCGATCGGGCGACGGGAAGTGCGGGACCTCATCCTCGGCCTGCGCGCCGCGGGCAAGACCGTCTTCTTCTCGAGCCACATCCTCCAGGACGCCGAGATGCTCTGCGACCGCGTGGCGATCGTCTTCCGAGGGAAGCTCCGCTCGGTCGGACGCCTGGACGATCTCGTCTCGCGCGACGCCAAGTGGATCGAGGTCTCCGTCCGGGGACCCGCGCCTTCGCCCGTCGCGGGCGAGCGGACCGACGCACCCGACGGAACGACGCTGTTCAAGGTGCCCGATCCGAAAGCGCTCACGCGGCTCCTTCATGCGGTCGAAGGCGCCGGGGGCGAGGTGGTCTCGGTCTGGCCACGGCGCGAATCGCTCGAAGATCTGTTCCTGCGAGAGATCGGGCGCGCCCAGGCGGAAGAGAGGGCGCGATGA